The following proteins are encoded in a genomic region of Myxococcota bacterium:
- a CDS encoding flagellar biosynthetic protein FliR: MTVLDLWNDPAVTVLATMRGLALLVAGPVFGHPALPMRVRVAFAMGLALALAPPGLEAFRGIEPGLALAEMVAGELLVGLCMGFALNLVFAGIALLGEVIALQGGLGAATALDPTSNASSAALSGLFQLVALLIFLGIDGHHAMLRLGRASFDAIPLGAAGLSSLDFAALFGLGSFVFELAVRLAAPITVAMFAANVGVALLGRALPQLNLMTLQLPALVGVAFLLLGLGAGELSHWIAGALSQWPVRVGATMGIGG, translated from the coding sequence ATGACGGTGCTCGACCTCTGGAACGACCCCGCGGTGACCGTGCTCGCGACGATGCGCGGGCTCGCCCTGCTCGTCGCAGGCCCCGTCTTCGGGCACCCGGCGCTGCCGATGCGCGTGCGCGTCGCGTTCGCGATGGGGCTCGCGCTCGCGCTCGCGCCGCCGGGTCTCGAGGCGTTCCGGGGCATCGAGCCGGGGCTCGCGCTCGCGGAGATGGTCGCGGGCGAGCTGCTCGTCGGCCTCTGCATGGGCTTCGCCCTGAACCTCGTGTTCGCGGGCATCGCGCTGCTCGGCGAAGTGATCGCGCTGCAGGGCGGGCTCGGCGCGGCGACCGCGCTCGACCCGACGAGCAACGCGTCGTCGGCCGCGCTCTCGGGCCTGTTCCAGCTGGTCGCGCTGCTGATCTTCCTCGGCATCGACGGTCACCACGCGATGCTGCGCCTCGGGCGCGCCTCGTTCGACGCGATTCCGCTCGGCGCCGCGGGCCTCTCCTCGCTCGACTTCGCGGCGCTCTTCGGGCTCGGATCCTTCGTGTTCGAGCTCGCCGTGCGGCTCGCCGCGCCGATCACGGTCGCGATGTTCGCCGCCAACGTGGGCGTCGCGCTGCTCGGGCGCGCGCTCCCGCAGCTCAACCTGATGACGTTGCAGCTCCCCGCGCTCGTCGGCGTCGCCTTCCTGCTGCTCGGCCTCGGCGCGGGCGAGCTCTCGCACTGGATCGCAGGCGCGCTCTCGCAGTGGCCGGTGCGCGTGGGCGCGACGATGGGAATCGGAGGCTGA
- the flhB gene encoding flagellar biosynthesis protein FlhB — protein sequence MAEADGAERTEPATQKRRDQARKRGEVAQSRDLSGAILLGAGFLLIGSGAGEGLLAAVGTLASASWSGAWIRPGSLLDYHAVLLEATRSIGLAALPLAGGLLLVGVLAPLVQTGPMLAPEALEMRWSKLDPLSGMRRLVSGDRLFDLAKSLVKLAVIGAIVWRTVEPSVDEVLAMGAAPLPTVLAAHVDLGRRITAAALAALFALGLIDFAYTRWRHEEKLKMTRQEVRDEMRQSEGSPETRMRVRAAQRELSQARMLAAVADANVIVRNPTHFAVALKYDRGRMAAPVVVAKGRNKVALRIIAAGERHGVPIVENRPIARLLYQTVELGREIPESLYEVVAEILATVMRADRRYASLLRSPAGGAAR from the coding sequence ATGGCCGAGGCCGACGGCGCGGAACGCACCGAGCCCGCGACGCAGAAGCGGCGCGACCAGGCGCGCAAGCGCGGAGAGGTCGCACAGAGTCGCGACCTGAGCGGCGCGATCCTGCTCGGCGCGGGCTTCCTGCTGATCGGCTCGGGCGCGGGCGAGGGCCTGCTCGCCGCCGTCGGCACGCTCGCGTCGGCCTCGTGGTCGGGCGCGTGGATCCGTCCCGGAAGCCTGCTCGACTATCACGCGGTGCTGCTCGAGGCGACGCGGAGCATCGGCCTCGCCGCGCTTCCGCTCGCGGGTGGCCTCCTGCTCGTGGGGGTGCTCGCGCCGCTCGTGCAGACGGGCCCGATGCTCGCGCCCGAGGCGCTCGAGATGCGCTGGAGCAAGCTCGACCCGCTGAGCGGCATGCGTCGCCTCGTCTCCGGCGACCGCCTGTTCGACCTCGCGAAGTCGCTCGTCAAGCTCGCCGTGATCGGCGCGATCGTGTGGCGCACGGTCGAGCCGAGCGTCGACGAGGTGCTCGCGATGGGGGCGGCGCCGCTCCCGACCGTGCTCGCCGCACACGTCGACCTCGGTCGCCGCATCACCGCCGCCGCGCTCGCGGCGCTCTTCGCGCTCGGCCTGATCGACTTCGCGTACACGCGCTGGCGGCACGAAGAGAAGCTCAAGATGACGCGCCAGGAAGTGCGCGACGAGATGCGCCAGAGCGAGGGGAGCCCCGAGACCCGCATGCGCGTGCGCGCCGCGCAGCGCGAGCTCTCGCAGGCGCGCATGCTCGCCGCGGTCGCCGACGCGAACGTGATCGTCCGCAACCCGACGCACTTCGCGGTGGCGCTCAAGTACGACCGCGGTCGCATGGCGGCGCCGGTCGTCGTCGCGAAGGGCCGCAACAAGGTGGCGCTGCGCATCATCGCGGCGGGCGAGCGCCACGGCGTTCCGATCGTCGAGAACCGACCGATCGCGCGCCTGCTGTACCAGACGGTCGAGCTCGGCCGCGAGATCCCGGAGAGCCTCTACGAGGTCGTGGCCGAGATCCTCGCCACCGTGATGCGCGCGGACCGCCGCTACGCCTCGCTCCTGCGGAGCCCGGCCGGAGGCGCCGCCCGATGA
- a CDS encoding MinD/ParA family protein — protein MSAAERFDARGAGVALPNGLAVLSGKGGVGKTNLVANLAVAAGALGGRVLVVDGDLGLANVDVLLGLTPHLDLERLEGRPLADAIVEGPRGIHVLPASSGSARLAALGPRDHARLVEALSALAPRYDLALVDCGPGIGATALGFATACARAWVVTNAEPTSLADAYATVKVLAQARPAPRTELLVNDAASDREARETHAQLERMALRFLGVELGFAGAVPRDARLAEAVARQRAVVELHPSAPSSRRLIDRAHALLVAARAPARAAAAPPPPPA, from the coding sequence GTGAGCGCGGCGGAGCGCTTCGACGCGCGCGGCGCGGGCGTCGCGCTGCCGAACGGGCTCGCGGTGCTGAGCGGGAAGGGCGGCGTCGGGAAGACGAACCTCGTCGCGAACCTCGCGGTCGCCGCGGGTGCGCTCGGCGGTCGCGTGCTCGTCGTCGACGGCGACCTCGGGCTCGCGAACGTCGACGTGCTGCTCGGGCTGACGCCGCATCTCGATCTCGAGCGCCTCGAGGGGAGGCCGCTCGCGGACGCGATCGTCGAAGGGCCGCGCGGCATCCACGTGCTCCCGGCGAGCTCCGGGAGTGCGCGACTCGCGGCGCTCGGCCCGCGCGACCATGCGCGCCTGGTGGAGGCGCTGTCCGCGCTCGCGCCGCGCTACGACCTCGCGCTCGTCGACTGCGGGCCCGGCATCGGTGCGACGGCACTCGGCTTCGCGACGGCGTGCGCGCGCGCGTGGGTCGTGACGAACGCGGAGCCGACGAGCCTGGCGGACGCCTACGCGACCGTGAAGGTGCTCGCGCAGGCGCGGCCCGCGCCGCGCACGGAGCTCCTCGTCAACGACGCGGCGAGCGACCGCGAGGCGCGCGAGACGCACGCGCAGCTCGAGCGGATGGCGCTGCGCTTCCTGGGCGTCGAGCTCGGCTTCGCGGGCGCCGTCCCCCGCGATGCGCGGCTCGCCGAGGCGGTCGCGCGGCAGCGCGCGGTCGTCGAGCTGCATCCGTCCGCGCCGTCGTCGCGGCGGCTGATCGATCGCGCGCACGCGCTGCTCGTCGCTGCGCGCGCGCCCGCGCGGGCCGCGGCCGCGCCACCGCCGCCGCCTGCCTGA
- the flhA gene encoding flagellar biosynthesis protein FlhA — protein sequence MTRMRSEIALAAALLWILALMVVPLPAVVVDLMLAVSLTMGIVTLLLALYTERPLDFSVFPSLLLILTLMRLGLNVASTRLILLRGADGPDAAGHVIQAFGTFTVGGNLLVGAVIFAIFIVINFVVITKGAGRIAEVVARFTLDSMPGKQMAIDADLNQGVIDDVQAAKRRRDVQREADFYGAMDGASKFVRGDAIAGFVILIVNIVGGLAIGVGQEGMDFAGALETYATLTIGDGLVTQIPALVISTAAGIVVSRAAAGESLPEQIQEQLFLQPRALGVASGILGVLALVPGLPTVPFAALAGGCLWLARSVGRRQEEAARAEDEARQAPKPPDEEGDIRRALELDDLELEVGYGLVPLVDPAKGGELLGRIRALRRKLVEELGFVVPLVHIRDNLRLEPGGYAIVLRGARIAHGLAPPGHSLAFGQDGSLPPFPGVDGVDPAFGLPARWIHDRDRERATQAGFAVVDASTAIATHLAEVVRTHAPELLTRAQVRELVDQLAVRMPKVVDELVPGVVSLTALHRTLRSLLADRISIRDLATILETLAEYVEKIHDPDLLTDLVRERLARTVTRAHLSDDNTLDVITLAPDLEERLRSGVKRTEGGSVLSVDPDTLQRLVKEFESVVARARGERGGALPVVLSSQAIRAPLRQLLARLDPRLVVIAHNELPPDVRVVGHGVVGVARAH from the coding sequence ATGACGCGCATGCGCTCCGAGATCGCGCTCGCCGCCGCGCTGCTGTGGATCCTCGCGCTGATGGTCGTGCCGCTTCCGGCGGTCGTCGTCGACCTGATGCTCGCCGTGTCGCTCACGATGGGCATCGTCACGCTGCTGCTCGCGCTCTACACCGAGCGGCCCCTCGACTTCTCGGTGTTCCCGTCGCTGCTGCTCATCCTCACGCTGATGCGGCTCGGGCTGAACGTCGCGAGCACGCGCCTCATCCTGCTGCGCGGGGCCGACGGCCCCGACGCGGCCGGTCACGTGATCCAGGCCTTCGGCACGTTCACGGTCGGCGGCAACCTGCTCGTCGGCGCCGTCATCTTCGCGATCTTCATCGTGATCAACTTCGTCGTGATCACGAAGGGCGCGGGCCGCATCGCGGAGGTCGTCGCGCGCTTCACCCTCGACTCGATGCCGGGCAAGCAGATGGCGATCGACGCCGACCTCAACCAGGGCGTGATCGACGACGTGCAGGCCGCGAAGCGCCGCCGCGACGTGCAGCGCGAGGCCGACTTCTACGGCGCGATGGACGGCGCCAGCAAGTTCGTGCGCGGCGACGCGATCGCGGGCTTCGTCATCCTGATCGTGAACATCGTGGGCGGACTCGCGATCGGCGTCGGTCAGGAGGGGATGGACTTCGCGGGCGCGCTCGAGACGTACGCGACGCTCACGATCGGCGACGGCCTCGTGACGCAGATTCCGGCGCTCGTGATCTCGACCGCGGCCGGCATCGTGGTCAGCCGCGCGGCCGCGGGCGAGTCGCTTCCCGAGCAGATCCAGGAGCAGCTGTTCCTGCAGCCGCGCGCGCTCGGCGTCGCGTCGGGCATCCTGGGCGTGCTCGCGCTCGTTCCCGGGCTCCCGACCGTGCCCTTCGCGGCGCTCGCGGGTGGCTGTCTGTGGCTCGCCCGCTCGGTGGGGCGTCGCCAGGAAGAGGCGGCCCGGGCGGAGGACGAGGCGCGACAGGCGCCGAAGCCGCCGGACGAGGAGGGCGACATCCGCCGCGCGCTCGAGCTCGACGACCTCGAGCTCGAGGTCGGCTACGGGCTCGTTCCGCTCGTCGATCCCGCGAAGGGCGGCGAGCTGCTGGGCCGCATCCGCGCGCTCCGCCGCAAGCTCGTCGAGGAGCTCGGCTTCGTCGTCCCGCTCGTGCACATCCGCGACAACCTCCGGCTCGAGCCGGGCGGCTACGCGATCGTGCTTCGCGGCGCGCGCATCGCCCACGGCCTCGCGCCGCCCGGCCACTCGCTGGCCTTCGGGCAGGACGGCTCGCTGCCGCCGTTCCCGGGCGTCGACGGCGTGGATCCGGCCTTCGGGCTTCCCGCGCGGTGGATCCACGACCGCGACCGCGAGCGCGCCACGCAGGCGGGCTTCGCCGTGGTCGACGCCTCGACCGCGATCGCCACGCACCTCGCCGAGGTCGTGCGCACGCACGCGCCCGAGCTGCTGACCCGCGCGCAGGTGCGCGAGCTCGTCGACCAGCTCGCCGTGCGGATGCCGAAGGTCGTGGACGAGCTCGTGCCCGGCGTCGTGTCGCTGACGGCGCTGCACCGCACGCTGCGCTCGCTGCTCGCCGACCGCATCTCGATCCGCGATCTCGCGACCATCCTCGAGACGCTCGCCGAGTACGTGGAGAAGATCCACGACCCGGATCTGCTCACGGACCTCGTGCGCGAGCGGCTCGCGCGCACCGTGACGCGCGCGCATCTCTCCGACGACAACACGCTCGACGTGATCACGCTCGCGCCCGACCTCGAGGAGCGGCTGCGCAGCGGCGTCAAGCGGACCGAGGGGGGCTCCGTCCTGTCCGTCGACCCCGACACGCTGCAGCGGCTCGTGAAGGAGTTCGAGAGCGTGGTCGCGCGAGCGCGCGGAGAGCGCGGCGGCGCGCTGCCCGTCGTGCTGAGCTCGCAGGCGATCCGCGCGCCGCTGCGCCAGCTGCTCGCGCGTCTCGACCCGCGGCTCGTCGTGATCGCGCACAACGAGCTGCCGCCGGACGTGCGCGTCGTCGGCCACGGCGTCGTGGGGGTGGCCCGTGCACATTAA
- a CDS encoding flagellar biosynthetic protein FliQ yields the protein MSVEHVGLLLQDTVQTTLWVSSPILVAAVVVGLVISILQAATQVNEQTLTFVPKIVIVLALFTVLFPWIMQNVIELSLRIFAEIAAVGGGPA from the coding sequence ATGTCGGTCGAGCACGTCGGACTCCTGCTGCAGGACACGGTGCAGACGACGCTCTGGGTGTCGTCGCCGATCCTCGTCGCCGCGGTCGTCGTCGGCCTCGTGATCTCGATCCTGCAGGCGGCGACGCAGGTGAACGAGCAGACGCTCACCTTCGTGCCGAAGATCGTGATCGTGCTCGCGCTGTTCACGGTGCTCTTCCCGTGGATCATGCAGAACGTGATCGAGCTGTCGCTGCGGATCTTCGCGGAGATCGCCGCGGTCGGAGGCGGCCCCGCATGA